Proteins from a genomic interval of Luteibacter pinisoli:
- the agaR gene encoding transcriptional repressor AgaR yields MSERRGKAPPKKLLIEERRRAMVDLLRAEGRVTVDDLVKRYGVSAVTVRGDLEALELAGSAKRSHGGAVPADPSPQDVPLPIKETRRLAEKRRIGDAAARMVADGDTIILDSGSTTVEIARCIRQRKWTSLTVITNALNIALELSGLPTVRVMMLGGMLRQTSYSLVGVDAERALSRLSADRLFLGVDGLDTRVGVTTPDPQEASLNAMMVKCSREVVAVLDASKIGQRSLAVITPITGINVVITDTSAPKEAVHSLREQGVEVQLV; encoded by the coding sequence ATGAGCGAACGACGCGGGAAAGCGCCGCCGAAGAAACTGCTGATCGAGGAACGCCGGCGCGCCATGGTCGACCTCCTCCGCGCCGAGGGCCGGGTCACCGTCGACGACCTGGTGAAGCGCTATGGCGTCTCGGCGGTCACCGTCCGTGGGGATCTCGAAGCCCTGGAACTGGCCGGCAGTGCGAAGCGCTCGCACGGCGGTGCCGTGCCGGCCGATCCCTCGCCGCAGGACGTGCCCCTGCCGATCAAGGAAACCCGTCGCCTTGCCGAGAAGCGCCGGATCGGCGATGCCGCCGCGCGCATGGTGGCCGATGGCGACACCATCATCCTCGATTCGGGCTCTACCACCGTGGAGATCGCGCGCTGCATCCGCCAGCGCAAGTGGACCTCGCTCACGGTGATCACCAATGCGCTGAACATCGCGCTGGAGCTCAGCGGCCTGCCCACCGTGCGGGTGATGATGCTGGGCGGCATGCTGCGCCAGACCTCGTACTCGCTGGTGGGCGTGGACGCCGAACGCGCCCTCTCCCGGCTCTCCGCCGACCGCCTGTTCCTCGGCGTGGACGGCCTCGATACGCGGGTAGGCGTCACCACCCCGGACCCGCAGGAAGCCAGCCTCAACGCCATGATGGTGAAGTGCTCGCGCGAAGTCGTCGCCGTGCTCGACGCCAGCAAGATCGGCCAGCGCAGCCTCGCGGTGATCACGCCGATCACCGGGATCAACGTGGTCATCACCGATACCAGCGCGCCTAAAGAGGCCGTGCACTCCCTGCGCGAGCAGGGAGTGGAAGTGCAGCTGGTTTAA
- a CDS encoding amidohydrolase family protein codes for MTDDRHDEAWAGCLCCSPPAARASGGGATSKNPLETAPVDASLRLVDFAPRSMLAATGTRIETPRFPVIDMHTHLTWMKRTRGGVSLGEEMVQFATPRDLLPLMDRKGIRCMVNLTGGVGRGLEDSIARFDRAAPGRFLTLTEPSFHLFGEASFPALQAEALAEAARAGARGLKLLKTLGLYLREGIDTGALVGLDDPRFDPMWETCAAHGLPVFLHTADPLAFFEPTDRHNERYEELAQHPDWSFYGRDYPTHAALMAARDRVIAKHPATTFVLLHVGNQGERLDDLATTLARFPNTLIDISARIGELGRQPRRSRAFIERFQDRVLFGTDAVPPPYGNAVPQQLLCDELYEIYYRFLETEDEYFDYAPAETPPQGRWSIYGLGLSSAILRKIYHDNAARLLRLD; via the coding sequence ATGACCGACGACCGCCACGACGAGGCCTGGGCTGGCTGCCTGTGCTGCTCGCCGCCTGCCGCCCGCGCCTCGGGCGGCGGGGCAACGAGCAAGAACCCGCTGGAAACCGCACCGGTCGATGCCAGCCTGCGCCTGGTGGACTTCGCGCCGCGCAGCATGCTCGCGGCCACGGGCACCCGGATCGAGACGCCGCGCTTTCCGGTCATCGACATGCATACCCACCTGACGTGGATGAAACGCACGCGCGGCGGCGTGTCGCTGGGCGAGGAGATGGTGCAGTTCGCCACGCCGCGCGACCTGCTGCCGCTGATGGACCGCAAGGGCATCCGCTGCATGGTGAATCTCACCGGTGGCGTCGGCCGGGGCCTCGAAGATTCGATTGCCCGGTTCGACCGGGCTGCGCCGGGGCGGTTCCTTACCCTCACCGAGCCGTCGTTCCATCTGTTCGGTGAAGCCAGTTTCCCTGCCCTGCAGGCCGAGGCGCTCGCCGAGGCGGCGCGCGCGGGTGCCCGCGGCCTGAAGCTGCTGAAGACGCTGGGGCTGTACCTGCGCGAAGGCATCGACACGGGCGCGCTGGTGGGCCTGGACGACCCACGCTTCGACCCGATGTGGGAAACCTGCGCGGCGCATGGCCTGCCTGTGTTCCTGCATACGGCCGATCCGCTGGCGTTCTTCGAACCCACCGATCGCCACAACGAGCGCTACGAGGAACTGGCCCAGCATCCGGACTGGTCGTTCTACGGCCGCGACTACCCCACGCACGCGGCGCTGATGGCCGCGCGCGATCGCGTCATCGCGAAGCATCCGGCCACCACCTTCGTGCTGCTGCACGTGGGCAACCAGGGTGAGCGGCTGGACGACCTGGCGACGACGCTGGCCCGTTTCCCCAACACCCTGATCGACATCAGCGCACGGATCGGCGAGCTGGGGCGCCAGCCGCGCCGCAGCCGCGCCTTCATCGAGCGCTTCCAGGACCGCGTGCTGTTCGGCACCGACGCCGTGCCGCCGCCGTACGGCAACGCCGTGCCCCAGCAGCTCCTGTGCGACGAGCTGTACGAGATCTACTACCGCTTCCTCGAAACCGAGGACGAATACTTCGACTACGCCCCGGCGGAGACCCCGCCGCAGGGCCGGTGGTCCATCTACGGCCTGGGCCTGTCTTCGGCTATCCTGCGCAAGATCTACCATGACAATGCGGCACGCCTGCTGCGCCTGGACTAG
- a CDS encoding class I fructose-bisphosphate aldolase: MQAPTNESPTLATLDLPPGKRTRLQRMLYGHGPGNGTLLVLPLDQGLEHGPTDFFPHPPALDPSYQFRLAEAGGFSAIALGIGLAQKYIGQYAGRVPLILKLNGKTNIPDDGDATSPQFASVEDAVRLGADAVGYTLYVGSPRQHDEIRQLRKVREDCDRFGMPLVLWSYPRGAAIDARGGKGSLYAQDYAARVALEVGADIVKLHEPDDRRDGVPGPYASLDEDAAGRTSRVVRSAGRTIVLFSGGEKNDDDEAVLRKVEFYMQQGATGVMFGRNMWLRPFEQAVALTRQVHEIMKRYPR, from the coding sequence ATGCAAGCCCCGACGAACGAATCGCCCACACTCGCCACCCTCGATCTCCCTCCCGGCAAGCGTACGCGCCTGCAGCGCATGCTTTACGGGCATGGCCCGGGGAATGGCACGCTGCTGGTGCTGCCGCTGGACCAGGGCCTGGAACACGGCCCCACCGATTTCTTCCCCCACCCGCCCGCGCTGGACCCGAGCTACCAGTTCCGGCTGGCCGAGGCCGGCGGCTTTTCCGCCATCGCCCTGGGCATCGGCCTGGCGCAGAAGTACATCGGCCAGTACGCCGGCCGCGTGCCGCTGATCCTGAAGCTCAACGGCAAGACCAACATACCCGACGATGGCGACGCCACCTCGCCGCAGTTCGCCTCGGTGGAAGATGCCGTGCGACTCGGTGCGGATGCCGTCGGCTACACGCTGTACGTGGGCTCGCCGCGCCAGCACGATGAAATCCGCCAGCTGCGCAAGGTGCGCGAAGACTGCGACCGCTTCGGCATGCCGCTGGTGCTGTGGTCCTACCCGCGTGGCGCGGCCATTGATGCACGCGGCGGCAAGGGCTCGCTGTACGCGCAGGATTACGCCGCCCGCGTGGCCCTGGAAGTGGGTGCGGACATCGTCAAGCTCCACGAGCCGGATGACCGTCGCGACGGCGTGCCGGGCCCTTACGCCTCGCTCGACGAAGACGCCGCCGGTCGCACGTCGCGCGTGGTGCGTTCCGCAGGCCGCACCATCGTGCTGTTCTCGGGCGGCGAAAAGAACGACGACGACGAGGCCGTGCTGCGCAAGGTGGAGTTCTACATGCAGCAGGGCGCGACGGGCGTGATGTTCGGCCGCAACATGTGGCTGCGCCCGTTCGAGCAGGCCGTGGCGCTCACCCGCCAGGTGCATGAGATCATGAAGCGCTATCCGCGCTGA
- a CDS encoding SIS domain-containing protein → MTVPSNESVPTLAGLRGLPDARQQALGYADTLREILQQPATWRATAGSQGAAFRAVFDRTMAARPAQLAITGSGSSVYVGEALAPVLQAECWIPARAIPAGDLLTHRAGALPGPNGLLISIARSGDSPESVGAVDAVLAHAPGWRHLVITCNANGRLATRYANEPRVDVVVLDPRTNDRSLVMTSSFTNMLLAGSALGTTSPADGAAALVERVFDVYADALAALAASERDTAVYLGSAGAYGAARESALKMLEMSGGDTVTLAETFLGFRHGPMAWLNRGGVLVAYLSGDAGVRAYETDLLRELNGKDLAPVRIVVGEDIDPALVGTRGLALDLPGLYALPSAQQLLVHTVVGQLFAFFRCLQLGHRPDTPSEGVLTRVVGEFTLHGGDAA, encoded by the coding sequence ATGACCGTCCCTTCCAACGAATCTGTCCCGACCCTTGCCGGCCTGCGCGGTTTGCCCGACGCCCGCCAGCAGGCGCTGGGCTATGCGGACACGCTGCGGGAAATCCTCCAGCAGCCCGCCACCTGGCGTGCCACGGCGGGCTCGCAGGGCGCCGCCTTCCGTGCCGTGTTTGACCGGACCATGGCTGCGCGCCCGGCCCAGCTGGCGATCACCGGCTCGGGCAGCTCAGTGTATGTCGGCGAGGCGCTCGCGCCGGTGTTGCAGGCCGAATGCTGGATCCCGGCCCGCGCCATCCCCGCTGGCGACCTGCTTACCCACCGCGCCGGCGCCCTGCCGGGCCCGAACGGCCTGCTCATCTCGATCGCCCGCTCGGGGGACAGCCCCGAGAGCGTCGGCGCCGTGGATGCCGTCCTGGCCCATGCGCCCGGCTGGCGCCACCTGGTCATCACCTGCAACGCCAACGGCCGCCTGGCCACGCGCTACGCCAACGAGCCGCGGGTGGATGTCGTCGTTCTCGACCCACGGACCAACGACCGCAGCCTGGTGATGACCAGCAGCTTCACGAACATGTTGCTGGCCGGCAGTGCGCTGGGCACGACGAGCCCGGCCGATGGTGCGGCGGCGCTCGTCGAGCGCGTGTTCGACGTGTACGCCGATGCCCTGGCCGCGCTTGCCGCCAGCGAGCGCGACACCGCGGTGTACCTCGGTAGCGCCGGTGCCTACGGCGCGGCGCGCGAGTCGGCGCTGAAGATGCTGGAGATGAGCGGTGGTGACACCGTCACCCTCGCCGAGACCTTCCTTGGGTTTCGCCACGGGCCGATGGCCTGGCTGAACCGGGGTGGCGTCCTCGTCGCCTACCTGTCCGGCGATGCCGGTGTGCGCGCCTACGAAACCGACCTGCTGCGCGAACTCAACGGCAAGGATCTCGCCCCTGTCCGCATCGTCGTGGGCGAGGACATCGACCCGGCGCTCGTCGGTACGCGCGGGCTCGCGCTGGACCTGCCCGGCCTCTACGCGCTGCCCTCGGCGCAGCAGCTGCTCGTGCACACGGTGGTCGGCCAGCTGTTCGCGTTCTTCCGCTGCCTGCAGCTCGGCCACCGGCCGGATACGCCCTCGGAAGGCGTGCTGACCCGCGTGGTTGGTGAGTTCACCCTGCACGGGGGCGACGCTGCATGA
- a CDS encoding carbohydrate kinase family protein: protein MSTVVVAGEINVDLILSGIDPLPAFGTETLASGARQVPGSSSMICAFGLARLGDTVRFVGRAGDDERGRFCVAAMRDAGIDTRGVLIDAAHETGLTVALSGATDRALVTFPGAIAELRGADVTDAALQGAAHLHISSYFLQTGLQGDIVRLIERARGAGLSVSLDPGFDPAGTWDAGLREVLRRVDVFLPNAVEACALAGTDDIDEALRRLSAQGPTVVIKHGREGCLALHGDEVMRMPTYAVDAVDTTGAGDNFNAGFLHAWLARRPLDACLRWAAACGALSTRGLGGTLTQASAADVAVLIGPAA from the coding sequence ATGAGCACGGTGGTCGTCGCCGGCGAGATCAATGTCGACCTGATCCTGTCAGGCATCGACCCGCTGCCCGCGTTCGGCACGGAGACCCTCGCCAGCGGCGCGCGCCAGGTGCCGGGCAGTTCGTCGATGATCTGCGCGTTCGGCCTGGCCCGCCTGGGCGATACCGTGCGTTTCGTCGGCCGTGCGGGTGACGACGAGCGCGGCCGCTTCTGCGTCGCCGCGATGCGCGATGCCGGCATCGACACGCGCGGCGTCCTCATCGATGCCGCCCATGAAACCGGCCTCACCGTGGCGCTGTCCGGCGCGACCGATCGCGCGCTGGTGACGTTTCCCGGCGCCATCGCCGAGCTACGCGGCGCGGACGTCACGGACGCGGCGTTGCAGGGTGCGGCGCACCTGCACATCTCGTCGTACTTCCTGCAAACCGGCCTGCAGGGCGACATCGTTCGCCTCATCGAGCGGGCTCGCGGTGCGGGCCTCAGCGTATCGCTCGACCCGGGATTCGATCCGGCCGGGACATGGGACGCAGGCCTGCGCGAGGTGCTGCGCAGGGTCGACGTGTTCCTGCCCAATGCGGTGGAAGCCTGTGCGCTGGCGGGTACGGATGATATCGACGAGGCACTGCGCCGGCTTTCTGCGCAGGGACCCACCGTGGTCATCAAGCATGGCCGCGAGGGTTGCCTCGCCCTGCACGGTGACGAGGTGATGCGCATGCCGACGTATGCGGTGGATGCCGTCGACACCACGGGCGCGGGCGACAACTTCAACGCCGGTTTCCTGCATGCGTGGCTGGCGCGCCGGCCGCTGGATGCGTGCCTGCGCTGGGCCGCCGCCTGTGGCGCGCTGTCAACGCGCGGCCTGGGCGGCACGCTGACCCAGGCGTCCGCGGCGGACGTCGCGGTTCTGATCGGGCCCGCCGCATGA
- a CDS encoding 1-phosphofructokinase family hexose kinase, producing MITVAGFNSAIDRLVDVGALRPGTVHRAGGADERPGGKGVHVAQTIAALGMPVTLVGLCDDAHAAEFSQRLKLRGVDFRAVRSPVPLRQCLAIREASGRITEILERSEDPGADTRMVLDQVMRHWAMESDALVCTGSLPPGFDAGYYARVSAETSLPCAIDASGDALRAAADGSPWLLKPNAAEAADLLGAPVASLEDAAGVARALHARGVRHAVLTLGGEGAVAVDEHGAWQASLHVDGVRNTVGSGDCFLGGLMVALMRRESMGDALRLAVACGAANALGEETGFVRLDTVDGLRPLVRVVPLDV from the coding sequence ATGATCACCGTGGCCGGCTTCAACAGCGCCATCGATCGTCTCGTGGACGTGGGTGCGCTGCGACCGGGCACCGTGCATCGCGCGGGCGGTGCCGATGAACGGCCGGGCGGCAAGGGCGTGCACGTGGCGCAGACCATCGCGGCGCTGGGCATGCCGGTGACCCTCGTCGGCCTGTGCGACGACGCGCACGCCGCGGAATTCAGCCAGCGCCTGAAGCTGCGCGGCGTCGACTTCCGTGCGGTGCGCTCACCCGTGCCCCTGCGCCAGTGCCTGGCGATTCGCGAGGCCAGTGGCCGGATCACCGAGATTCTTGAACGCAGCGAAGACCCGGGCGCCGATACGCGCATGGTCCTCGACCAGGTGATGCGCCACTGGGCCATGGAAAGTGACGCGCTGGTCTGCACGGGCAGCCTGCCGCCTGGCTTTGATGCGGGCTATTACGCACGCGTGAGTGCGGAGACATCGCTGCCGTGCGCGATCGACGCCAGCGGTGACGCGCTGCGCGCCGCGGCCGATGGCTCGCCGTGGCTGCTCAAACCCAACGCCGCCGAAGCGGCCGACCTGCTCGGCGCACCCGTCGCCTCACTCGAGGATGCCGCAGGCGTGGCGCGTGCGCTGCATGCACGCGGCGTGCGCCACGCGGTGCTGACGCTGGGCGGGGAGGGCGCGGTCGCCGTCGACGAACACGGCGCGTGGCAGGCGTCGCTGCATGTGGACGGCGTACGCAACACCGTCGGCTCGGGCGATTGCTTCCTCGGTGGCCTGATGGTGGCGCTGATGAGGCGCGAGTCGATGGGCGACGCGCTGCGCCTCGCCGTCGCCTGTGGCGCGGCCAACGCGCTGGGTGAAGAAACCGGATTTGTACGGCTCGACACGGTGGACGGCCTTCGGCCGCTGGTCCGCGTCGTGCCGCTGGACGTGTAG
- a CDS encoding enterotoxin — MTLAPLAVADDFGKDAMTLAFKVADGKLSDVVVTDHINQRELPITVPFQITMADGSVLGPNDFHLDGKLRQETLKADPKASRGAERVPGKVLHARFSDAAQRFRVDVSWVQRDGSDYLREVVTISALTADEPVHRVDLLSTKLPDSEVVGSVDGSPVISGRDWLGFENPLSKSMVAGGAKVQLWVERELPLRKGTSVTYSAAIGATHDNQLRRDFLTYIERERAHPYRTFLHYNSWYDIGYFTPYTEQQALERIHHVGEELATKRGVTLDSFLFDDGWDDYSGTWAFSKDFPHGFKPLAEAAKAYGAAPGMWLSPWGGYGPPSKERAKRAGEAGYEIVEKGMALSGPKYYQRFHDVTMALVKENGVNQFKFDGTGNANKVFPGSVFDSDFDAAIHLIDDLRTAKPDLFINLTTGTLASPYWLMYADSIWRDGEDDELVGVGSKRERWITYRDRETYHNIVEKGPLFPLNSLMLHGIIYARENRKLNTDPGHDFANEVHSYFGSGTALQELYITPELLSTDDWDTLAEAARWSRSNAGVLRDTHWVGGDPGRLDVYGWASWTPAKAILTLRNPSDKPQAIVVDLDRQLELPPGAKRVFQAKSPWKADAGKPAQTLDADKPTAMTLQPFQVVTLELTP; from the coding sequence ATGACTCTGGCACCGTTGGCCGTGGCCGACGACTTCGGCAAGGACGCGATGACCCTGGCCTTCAAGGTGGCCGATGGCAAGCTCAGCGACGTGGTCGTCACTGACCACATCAACCAGCGCGAGCTGCCCATCACGGTGCCTTTCCAGATCACGATGGCCGATGGCAGCGTGCTTGGGCCGAACGACTTCCATCTCGACGGCAAACTGCGCCAGGAAACGCTGAAAGCCGATCCGAAGGCCTCGCGTGGCGCCGAGCGCGTGCCGGGCAAGGTGCTGCACGCGCGCTTCAGCGATGCGGCCCAGCGTTTCCGCGTGGACGTCAGCTGGGTCCAGCGCGACGGCTCGGACTACCTGCGCGAAGTCGTCACCATCAGTGCGCTGACAGCGGACGAGCCGGTGCACCGCGTCGACCTGCTGTCGACGAAGCTCCCGGATTCGGAAGTGGTGGGGAGCGTCGACGGATCGCCGGTGATCTCCGGCCGCGACTGGCTCGGCTTCGAAAATCCCCTCTCAAAAAGCATGGTGGCCGGCGGCGCGAAGGTGCAGCTGTGGGTCGAGCGGGAGCTCCCCTTGCGCAAGGGCACGTCGGTCACGTACTCGGCGGCGATCGGCGCGACGCACGACAACCAGCTGCGCCGCGATTTCCTCACCTATATCGAACGCGAGCGCGCCCATCCGTATCGTACCTTCCTGCATTACAACTCCTGGTACGACATCGGTTACTTCACGCCGTACACCGAGCAGCAGGCGCTGGAGCGCATCCATCATGTGGGCGAGGAACTGGCCACCAAGCGTGGCGTGACCCTCGATTCCTTCCTCTTTGACGATGGCTGGGACGACTACAGCGGCACCTGGGCCTTCAGCAAGGATTTCCCGCACGGCTTCAAGCCGCTCGCCGAGGCCGCGAAAGCCTATGGGGCCGCGCCGGGCATGTGGCTATCGCCATGGGGTGGTTACGGGCCGCCGTCGAAGGAGCGCGCCAAGCGTGCCGGCGAGGCGGGCTACGAGATCGTCGAAAAGGGCATGGCCCTGTCCGGGCCGAAGTATTACCAGCGGTTCCACGACGTGACCATGGCGCTGGTCAAGGAGAACGGCGTCAACCAGTTCAAGTTCGATGGCACGGGCAACGCGAACAAGGTATTCCCGGGCAGCGTGTTCGACAGCGATTTCGACGCCGCCATCCATCTGATCGACGACCTGCGTACCGCCAAGCCCGACCTCTTCATCAACCTGACCACCGGCACGCTCGCGTCGCCGTACTGGCTGATGTATGCCGACTCCATCTGGCGCGATGGCGAGGACGACGAGCTGGTGGGCGTGGGCAGCAAGCGCGAACGCTGGATCACCTACCGCGACCGCGAGACGTACCACAACATCGTGGAGAAGGGGCCACTGTTCCCGCTGAACTCGCTGATGTTGCACGGGATCATCTACGCCCGCGAGAACCGCAAGCTCAATACCGATCCGGGCCACGACTTCGCCAACGAGGTGCATTCGTACTTCGGCAGCGGCACGGCCTTGCAGGAGCTGTACATCACGCCGGAGCTGCTCTCCACCGACGACTGGGACACCCTGGCGGAAGCCGCGCGCTGGTCGCGCAGCAACGCCGGTGTCCTGCGCGATACCCACTGGGTGGGAGGTGATCCGGGGCGCCTCGACGTGTACGGCTGGGCGTCGTGGACACCGGCCAAGGCAATCCTGACCTTGCGCAATCCGTCCGACAAGCCGCAGGCCATCGTGGTTGACCTGGACCGCCAGCTGGAGCTGCCACCCGGCGCGAAGCGCGTGTTCCAGGCGAAGAGCCCGTGGAAGGCCGATGCCGGCAAGCCCGCGCAGACGCTCGATGCGGACAAACCCACGGCCATGACGCTGCAGCCGTTCCAGGTCGTGACCCTTGAACTGACGCCATAA
- a CDS encoding TonB-dependent receptor domain-containing protein, whose product MKYRKRVLAAVIAAGLASGGTLAQSTTGAISGQVAAGTGDMVHIESATGFQRDVPVDGRGRYALAQLPLGTYTVSLRKEGATVQTRADIALRVGVATDVSFAAPVAASDTQNLEGVSVSANTLPPIDVTSVDSRTVITAQQLAKLPLGFNAEAAARLAPGVVGNAGGFTGPTGQSLISFGGSAANENAYYINGFNTTDPLQAAGGLTLPYGSIDQQEVYTGGYSAQYGRSDGGVLNMVGKRGTNDWHFGGKLSWDPASLRASYDNTYYQNGLPPVPVAGNLYVPRSQMHNWNTVYDAYVGGPLIKDKLFFFASGEWAKSEGSRVGAVTSTSPYTTYDYRMPKWYSKLDWNINDSNILEVTGASNTRETSGDIYKYDFNALQRGAPIGHADTIKTGGNLWTTKYTGYLTDTLTLSAQYGKMHTQNFEAPVGYNDALTYVTGTENQNPGVTGGSPRTAGQTVSSIYDPNQGNRSSNLRVSLAWQLGDHTITAGIDNLVARAEDQGARTSGPGYSWSYGYTTLPGNSPAPSLGVAAPGSTPDGAGGYYVMKNVSSAVATVRTTERAQYLEDQWQVSDRLLLSLGLRNDQFTNYNSDSQPYIAQTKPQWAPRLGFSWDVNGDASFKVYGNAGRYYLGSPLAPALSAAAGYTSTTQYFTYSGIANDGTPTGLTALSGPVSANNAFGVPPDSRTVTAKGLKSEYQDEYMLGFSKSIDNRWVYGAKVSRRVLRTGIDDFCDVDRISNAAAAQGIAAASVNSCYLINPGKANTFVVIDDAGNGHDVTLSNKEMGFPKIKRNYYALDTFLEHPFDGTWYGRFDYTYSRSYGNTEGLTQSNVQSDGPQQSEDWDFPALMVYSNGLQGNNHKHQLKLYGYWQITPEWMVSGNLSLISGSPSTCLGLFGNDNSDPAGYNSNYHFCDGRPAPPGSTGNMPWQRQLDLGLHWTPAFADHKLGLNLDVFNVTNSQATLSLNPHYYLDATGTANPLYRTPLVLQDPRYVRFSLTYDY is encoded by the coding sequence ATGAAGTATCGCAAGCGCGTTCTGGCCGCGGTGATCGCGGCGGGCCTGGCCAGCGGTGGAACGCTGGCGCAATCGACTACCGGCGCCATTAGCGGCCAGGTGGCGGCGGGTACCGGCGACATGGTGCATATCGAAAGTGCGACGGGCTTCCAGCGCGACGTGCCGGTGGACGGGCGCGGACGTTATGCGCTCGCGCAGCTGCCGCTCGGCACGTACACGGTGTCGTTGCGCAAGGAGGGAGCGACCGTACAGACGCGCGCCGACATTGCCCTGCGCGTGGGCGTCGCGACCGATGTCTCCTTTGCCGCACCCGTCGCGGCATCGGACACGCAGAACCTCGAAGGCGTCTCGGTGTCGGCCAACACGCTGCCGCCCATCGATGTCACCAGCGTCGATTCGCGCACCGTCATTACGGCGCAGCAGCTGGCCAAGCTGCCGCTGGGCTTCAATGCGGAGGCGGCCGCGCGGCTTGCACCGGGCGTGGTGGGCAATGCGGGCGGCTTCACCGGACCCACCGGGCAGTCGCTGATCAGCTTCGGTGGCTCCGCGGCCAACGAGAACGCGTATTACATCAACGGCTTCAACACCACGGATCCGCTGCAGGCCGCCGGTGGGCTCACCCTGCCGTACGGCTCGATCGATCAGCAGGAGGTTTACACCGGTGGCTACAGCGCTCAGTACGGCCGCTCCGATGGTGGCGTGCTGAACATGGTCGGCAAGCGCGGCACCAATGACTGGCACTTCGGCGGCAAGCTCAGCTGGGACCCGGCATCGCTGCGTGCGTCGTACGACAACACGTACTACCAGAACGGGCTGCCGCCCGTACCCGTGGCCGGCAACCTCTACGTTCCTCGAAGCCAGATGCACAACTGGAACACGGTCTACGACGCCTATGTGGGCGGCCCGCTGATCAAGGACAAGCTGTTCTTCTTCGCCTCCGGTGAGTGGGCAAAAAGCGAGGGAAGCCGCGTTGGTGCGGTGACCTCGACGAGTCCTTACACGACGTACGACTATCGCATGCCGAAGTGGTACAGCAAGCTGGACTGGAACATCAATGACAGCAATATCCTCGAGGTCACGGGTGCCTCCAATACCCGCGAGACCAGCGGCGACATCTACAAGTACGACTTCAACGCGCTGCAGCGGGGTGCACCGATCGGCCATGCCGACACCATCAAGACCGGTGGCAACCTGTGGACCACCAAGTACACGGGCTACCTCACCGATACGCTCACGCTGAGCGCCCAGTACGGAAAGATGCACACGCAGAACTTTGAAGCGCCCGTGGGCTACAACGACGCGCTCACCTATGTCACCGGCACGGAGAACCAGAATCCCGGCGTCACGGGCGGGTCACCGCGTACGGCCGGGCAGACCGTCTCCAGCATCTACGACCCGAACCAGGGCAACCGCTCGAGCAACCTGCGCGTCAGCCTGGCCTGGCAGCTGGGCGACCACACGATTACCGCGGGTATCGACAACCTCGTGGCACGGGCCGAGGACCAGGGGGCACGCACGTCGGGGCCAGGCTATTCGTGGTCGTACGGCTACACCACCTTGCCCGGCAACAGCCCGGCGCCGAGCCTGGGCGTGGCGGCCCCGGGTAGCACGCCTGATGGCGCGGGCGGCTACTACGTGATGAAGAACGTGTCGTCGGCCGTCGCCACGGTGCGTACCACCGAGCGCGCGCAGTACCTCGAAGACCAGTGGCAGGTATCCGACCGGCTCCTGCTGTCGCTGGGCCTGCGCAACGACCAGTTCACCAACTACAACAGCGACAGCCAGCCCTATATCGCGCAGACGAAGCCGCAGTGGGCACCGCGACTGGGCTTCAGCTGGGATGTGAATGGCGATGCGTCGTTCAAGGTCTACGGCAACGCGGGGCGCTATTACCTGGGATCGCCCCTGGCTCCCGCGCTGAGCGCCGCGGCAGGCTATACGAGCACCACCCAGTACTTCACCTATTCGGGGATCGCGAACGACGGCACGCCGACCGGCCTGACGGCCTTGTCCGGACCGGTATCGGCGAACAATGCGTTCGGCGTGCCGCCCGATTCGCGCACCGTCACCGCCAAGGGGCTGAAGTCCGAGTACCAGGATGAGTACATGCTGGGCTTCAGCAAGAGCATCGACAACCGCTGGGTCTACGGCGCCAAGGTATCGCGTCGCGTACTGCGCACCGGCATCGATGACTTCTGCGATGTCGACAGGATCAGCAACGCGGCCGCCGCGCAAGGCATCGCGGCGGCCTCCGTCAATAGCTGTTATCTGATTAATCCGGGCAAGGCGAACACCTTCGTGGTGATCGACGATGCAGGCAATGGCCACGACGTGACCCTGAGCAACAAGGAAATGGGCTTTCCGAAGATCAAGCGCAACTACTACGCGCTGGATACCTTCCTGGAGCATCCGTTCGATGGCACCTGGTACGGCCGCTTCGATTACACCTACTCACGCAGCTACGGCAACACCGAAGGGCTCACCCAGTCCAACGTGCAGTCCGATGGCCCGCAGCAGTCGGAAGACTGGGATTTCCCGGCGCTGATGGTCTATAGCAACGGCTTGCAGGGCAATAACCACAAGCATCAGCTCAAGCTATACGGGTACTGGCAGATCACTCCCGAATGGATGGTGTCCGGCAACCTGTCGCTGATCTCCGGGAGCCCGTCCACCTGCCTGGGCCTGTTCGGCAACGACAACAGTGACCCGGCCGGCTACAACTCCAATTATCACTTCTGCGACGGCCGCCCGGCGCCCCCGGGTTCCACGGGCAATATGCCCTGGCAGCGCCAGCTCGACCTCGGCCTGCACTGGACCCCGGCCTTCGCCGATCACAAGCTCGGCCTGAACCTGGACGTGTTCAACGTGACCAACAGCCAGGCCACCCTGAGTCTCAACCCGCACTACTACCTCGACGCGACGGGCACGGCCAACCCGCTGTACCGCACGCCGCTGGTGCTGCAAGACCCGCGTTATGTGCGGTTCTCGCTTACCTACGACTATTGA